A single region of the Actinoplanes sp. SE50/110 genome encodes:
- a CDS encoding MFS transporter produces the protein MRRAIVSLLVVCQSTQALIFGGIALFLPLIRTDLGLSFGQAGTLAAASSLTYALMQVPSGLLADRFSPRVLFLTGLLGTNLLAAAFAVLTSYDMLLLNQAFSGFFRALVFAPGLLLISREFPDDRRATAMGLYVAGGFSSNILLSSTGPLLVGPLGWRLLFVLFAGAGLLALLLYRRAAGPAEPRPATDHPARIGDLPGLLRHRIVWLTAVIQFARLAVAQGFTFWLPTWLVVDRGQSLAAAGLVAAVGAALTAPSNYLGGYVSDRIGRPLLVISGSLAVLAVGLTLLTYVPGLPAVLAVVGVISVVVQVYFGPLFALPIAVLGPERAGLLSGFGNFCANLGSFAFVYALGAVKDATGSFRAGFLSLAALCVLALVAAAVARRVPAPARQV, from the coding sequence GTGCGCCGAGCGATCGTCAGTCTGCTGGTCGTCTGTCAGAGCACCCAGGCGTTGATCTTCGGCGGGATCGCGCTGTTCCTGCCGCTGATCCGGACCGATCTGGGGTTGAGCTTCGGCCAGGCCGGGACCCTCGCCGCGGCGAGCAGCCTGACCTACGCGCTGATGCAGGTGCCGTCCGGCTTGCTGGCCGACCGGTTCTCGCCCCGCGTGCTGTTCCTGACCGGGCTGCTCGGGACGAACCTGCTGGCCGCGGCGTTCGCGGTGCTCACGTCGTACGACATGCTGCTGTTGAATCAGGCTTTCTCCGGGTTCTTCCGGGCGCTGGTCTTCGCGCCGGGCCTGCTGCTGATCAGCCGGGAGTTTCCGGATGATCGACGGGCGACCGCGATGGGCCTCTATGTGGCCGGCGGCTTCTCGTCGAACATCCTGCTCAGCTCGACGGGTCCGCTGCTGGTCGGCCCGCTCGGCTGGCGGCTGCTGTTCGTGCTGTTCGCCGGCGCCGGGCTGCTGGCCCTGCTGCTCTACCGGCGGGCCGCCGGCCCGGCCGAGCCGAGGCCGGCGACCGACCACCCGGCCCGGATCGGCGACCTGCCCGGCCTGCTGCGGCACCGGATCGTCTGGCTGACCGCGGTGATCCAGTTCGCCCGGCTCGCGGTGGCCCAGGGCTTCACCTTCTGGCTGCCCACCTGGCTGGTGGTCGACCGCGGACAGTCCCTCGCGGCGGCCGGCCTGGTCGCGGCGGTCGGTGCCGCCCTGACCGCCCCCTCGAACTACCTGGGCGGTTACGTGTCCGACCGGATCGGGCGGCCGCTGCTGGTGATCAGCGGCTCGCTCGCGGTGCTGGCCGTCGGCTTGACGCTGCTCACCTACGTGCCCGGCCTGCCGGCAGTGCTCGCCGTGGTCGGGGTGATCTCGGTGGTCGTGCAGGTCTATTTCGGACCGTTGTTCGCGCTGCCGATCGCGGTGCTCGGCCCGGAGCGGGCCGGCCTGCTCAGCGGTTTCGGCAACTTCTGCGCCAACCTGGGCAGCTTCGCCTTCGTCTACGCGCTCGGCGCGGTCAAGGACGCCACCGGCTCGTTCCGGGCCGGCTTCCTCAGCCTGGCCGCCCTCTGCGTGCTGGCCCTGGTCGCCGCCGCGGTGGCCCGCCGCGTCCCGGCCCCGGCCCGGCAGGTCTGA
- a CDS encoding RICIN domain-containing protein has protein sequence MSNGGANQQWDFRSTGSGWVQLINRNSGRCLDVASGSIADGADIIQYTCGTGGNQRWQWLPTGGYYQLKARHSGGCLTLAADAVDLEQATCATGATTRQWSRA, from the coding sequence GTGTCTAACGGCGGCGCCAACCAGCAGTGGGACTTCCGTAGCACCGGCAGCGGCTGGGTCCAGCTGATCAACCGGAACAGCGGCAGATGCCTGGACGTGGCGTCCGGCTCCATCGCGGACGGCGCCGACATCATCCAGTACACCTGCGGCACCGGCGGCAACCAGCGGTGGCAGTGGCTCCCGACCGGCGGCTACTACCAGCTCAAGGCCCGCCATTCGGGCGGATGCCTGACCCTGGCGGCCGACGCGGTCGACCTGGAACAGGCCACCTGCGCCACCGGTGCGACGACCCGGCAGTGGTCGCGGGCCTGA
- a CDS encoding sulfite exporter TauE/SafE family protein, translating to MDLQHAALLLLGGVGSGLTGSIAGLASLVSYPVLLAAGLPPVAASMTNTVALLAAPAGTAAAARRELRGQGPRIVRASVVCAAGGITGGVLLKITPSSAFALIVPFLIVLGALALLFREGLQDWYTRPGRRPPLWLATFLIGIYGGYFGAAAGVLLLAAMAVAASEPFAVTNAVKTIVLGAANLTAAVLYALTGPVDWPAALLLGVGCMLGSSLGPAVVRRSPERPLRIAIAVAAAGLAVYLWSQAL from the coding sequence GTGGATCTCCAACATGCCGCGCTGCTGCTGCTCGGCGGCGTCGGCTCCGGGCTGACCGGGTCGATCGCCGGGCTGGCTTCGCTGGTCAGCTATCCGGTGCTGCTGGCCGCGGGCCTGCCGCCGGTGGCCGCCAGCATGACCAACACGGTCGCGCTGCTGGCCGCCCCGGCCGGCACCGCGGCCGCCGCCCGGCGTGAGCTGCGCGGGCAGGGGCCGCGGATCGTCCGGGCGAGTGTGGTGTGCGCGGCCGGCGGGATCACCGGCGGGGTGCTGCTCAAGATCACGCCGTCGTCGGCGTTCGCGCTGATCGTGCCGTTCCTGATCGTGCTGGGTGCGCTGGCCCTGCTGTTCCGCGAGGGACTGCAGGACTGGTACACGCGGCCCGGCCGGCGGCCGCCGCTGTGGCTGGCCACGTTCCTGATCGGCATCTACGGCGGCTACTTCGGGGCGGCCGCCGGGGTGCTGCTGCTGGCCGCGATGGCGGTCGCCGCCAGCGAACCGTTCGCGGTCACCAACGCGGTGAAGACGATCGTGCTGGGCGCCGCGAACCTGACCGCCGCCGTCCTCTATGCGCTGACCGGGCCGGTCGACTGGCCGGCCGCGCTGCTGCTCGGCGTCGGCTGCATGCTGGGCAGCAGCCTCGGCCCGGCCGTCGTGCGCCGCTCCCCGGAACGCCCGCTGCGCATCGCGATCGCCGTCGCCGCGGCCGGCCTGGCCGTCTATCTCTGGTCGCAGGCCCTCTGA
- a CDS encoding STAS domain-containing protein, protein MSADAIVTYRTSADGRTLHALLLAPELDVDVADELRDSLEKAVAGSPCRELALDLAEVTFIDSYALGALVGARNSAAAAGLTMVLTRPSPPVRQAIAVTGLAEVFGVEPV, encoded by the coding sequence ATGAGTGCTGATGCGATCGTGACCTACCGGACGAGCGCGGACGGCCGCACGCTGCACGCGCTGCTGCTCGCCCCGGAGCTGGACGTCGACGTCGCCGACGAGCTGCGCGACAGCCTGGAGAAGGCGGTCGCCGGCTCACCCTGCCGGGAGCTCGCGCTGGACCTGGCCGAGGTGACCTTCATCGACTCGTACGCGCTCGGCGCCCTGGTCGGCGCCCGCAACTCGGCGGCCGCCGCGGGCCTGACGATGGTGCTGACCCGGCCCTCTCCCCCGGTCCGTCAGGCGATCGCGGTCACCGGCCTGGCCGAGGTGTTCGGCGTCGAGCCGGTCTGA
- a CDS encoding AAA family ATPase: protein MPRVTRKRLPFWDRVKFLLLFAIAFFALVWTDMADDPLLPFQDALYNRLHSGVGVGIIVLAGLEVLRQLHYLHSEHAAWYHRLWTHGIFGGVERLTHRVFSDWTRFRLLRVFKWLLFLGLLAVVLGAVLDTSPAMAVFGIPALLWRAAPMFLQVIFILFIAVGQFAAIFWFLSRGGVEVYYPDDVKTRFTDVWGQDHVLERVKENIVYLERPEAIEGQGGYVPGGILLWGPPGTGKTLMAEAVAGETGRPYVFVDPGAFINMFFGVGVLKVKGLFRKLRKLALRYGGVIVFFDEADSLGNRGALAQGGPGGGFPRSTPAPFRDGCHGFSYLSDQSRWNLTRDSVMYGGGMGGGGGGMGTLEALLTELSGLKKPRGFVNRHVRRALGMRPKPPPKYRILVMMATNLPEALDEALLRPGRIDRIYKVGYPSKAGRVRTYQGYLAKVKHELTEEQVDKLATITPYATGATIKDTVNEALITAIRDGRDTITWRDVIRAKQLKELGPAENVEYIERERHAVAVHEACHAVVAYRTRHHMEIDIATIEKGSGYLGMVASIPPEDQFTTWRSHYESDILVSLASLAGERMFFDGDSSSGVSGDLESATAVATNMEGVWGMGSTVSSYAASSRLGTGTPGALPKGDKNDLSARRALADRIEDSLGEMLERAATILKENRREVLALAHALETHKTLTGEDVIAVLEGRPGPLIDGTVYADDRFIAEVESYHRAALAAHRGHGRLSTALPSRAVPEPLPVPVDGPADLPTGSEIWRRPDPVDANGATPEIPQQRDSGPS, encoded by the coding sequence ATGCCACGCGTCACCCGTAAGCGGCTGCCGTTCTGGGACCGGGTCAAATTCCTGCTGCTGTTCGCGATCGCGTTCTTCGCCCTGGTCTGGACGGACATGGCGGACGACCCGCTGCTGCCGTTCCAGGATGCGCTCTACAACCGGCTGCACAGCGGCGTCGGCGTCGGCATCATCGTGCTGGCCGGCCTGGAGGTGTTGCGCCAGCTGCACTACCTGCACTCCGAGCACGCCGCCTGGTATCACCGACTGTGGACGCACGGCATCTTCGGCGGCGTCGAGCGGCTCACCCACCGGGTGTTCTCCGACTGGACCCGGTTCCGGCTGCTGCGGGTGTTCAAGTGGCTGCTGTTCCTCGGCCTGCTCGCGGTGGTGCTCGGCGCGGTGCTGGACACCTCGCCGGCCATGGCCGTCTTCGGTATCCCGGCCCTGCTGTGGCGGGCCGCCCCGATGTTCCTGCAGGTCATCTTCATCCTGTTCATCGCGGTCGGCCAGTTCGCGGCGATCTTCTGGTTCCTGTCCCGGGGCGGCGTCGAGGTCTACTACCCGGACGACGTGAAGACCCGCTTCACCGACGTGTGGGGTCAGGACCACGTGCTGGAACGGGTCAAGGAGAACATCGTCTACCTGGAGCGGCCGGAGGCGATCGAGGGCCAGGGCGGTTACGTGCCCGGCGGCATCCTGCTGTGGGGGCCGCCCGGCACCGGCAAGACGCTGATGGCCGAGGCGGTGGCCGGCGAGACCGGCCGGCCGTACGTGTTCGTCGACCCCGGTGCGTTCATCAACATGTTCTTCGGCGTCGGCGTACTCAAGGTCAAGGGGCTCTTTCGCAAGCTGCGCAAACTCGCCCTCCGCTACGGCGGGGTGATCGTCTTCTTCGACGAGGCGGACTCGCTGGGCAACCGCGGGGCGCTCGCCCAGGGCGGTCCGGGCGGCGGCTTCCCGCGCAGCACCCCGGCCCCGTTCCGGGACGGCTGCCACGGCTTCTCCTACCTCTCCGACCAGTCCCGCTGGAACCTGACCCGCGACTCGGTGATGTACGGCGGCGGGATGGGTGGCGGCGGTGGCGGCATGGGCACCCTGGAGGCGTTGCTCACCGAGCTGTCCGGCCTGAAGAAGCCACGCGGTTTCGTCAACCGGCACGTGCGCCGGGCACTGGGCATGCGGCCGAAGCCGCCGCCGAAATACCGGATCCTGGTGATGATGGCGACCAACCTGCCGGAGGCTCTCGACGAGGCGCTGCTGCGGCCCGGCCGGATCGACCGGATCTACAAGGTGGGTTACCCGTCGAAGGCCGGCCGGGTGCGCACCTATCAGGGCTACCTGGCGAAGGTGAAGCACGAGCTGACCGAGGAGCAGGTCGACAAGCTGGCCACGATCACGCCGTACGCGACCGGCGCCACCATCAAGGACACCGTGAACGAGGCGCTGATCACCGCGATCCGCGACGGCCGGGACACCATCACCTGGCGCGACGTCATCAGGGCCAAGCAGCTCAAGGAGCTCGGCCCGGCGGAGAACGTGGAGTACATCGAGCGGGAACGGCACGCGGTCGCGGTGCACGAGGCGTGCCACGCGGTGGTCGCGTACCGAACCCGGCACCACATGGAGATCGACATCGCCACGATCGAGAAAGGCAGCGGCTACCTCGGCATGGTCGCCAGCATCCCGCCGGAGGACCAGTTCACCACCTGGCGCAGCCACTACGAGTCGGACATCCTGGTCTCGCTCGCCTCGCTGGCCGGGGAACGGATGTTCTTCGACGGGGACAGCTCGTCCGGGGTCTCCGGCGACCTGGAGTCGGCCACCGCGGTCGCCACCAACATGGAGGGCGTCTGGGGCATGGGCTCGACGGTGTCGTCGTACGCCGCCTCCAGCCGGCTCGGCACCGGTACCCCGGGCGCGCTGCCCAAGGGCGACAAGAACGACCTGTCCGCCCGGCGCGCGCTCGCCGACCGGATCGAGGACAGCCTGGGCGAGATGCTGGAACGCGCCGCGACCATCCTCAAGGAGAACCGGCGCGAGGTGCTGGCGCTGGCCCACGCGCTGGAGACGCACAAGACACTGACCGGTGAGGACGTCATCGCGGTGCTCGAGGGCCGGCCGGGCCCGCTGATCGACGGCACCGTCTACGCCGACGACCGGTTCATCGCCGAGGTGGAGAGCTACCACCGGGCCGCGCTGGCAGCGCATCGCGGGCACGGCCGGCTGAGCACCGCGCTGCCGTCGCGGGCCGTCCCGGAGCCGCTGCCGGTCCCGGTCGACGGGCCGGCCGACCTGCCGACCGGCAGTGAGATCTGGCGCCGCCCCGACCCGGTCGACGCCAACGGCGCCACCCCGGAAATCCCGCAGCAACGAGACTCCGGCCCCTCCTGA
- a CDS encoding GNAT family N-acetyltransferase, with translation MDAPEMINAGELVLKRWEPEWAGELTAAVRESLPELTPFLPWAHDDYGPEDSRSFIARSVENWDAGTEFNYAIFTTVGEVIGAIGLMTRLGPGTLEIGYWLRTPWAGQGRMTVAVGALTRVALTLPGVRRVAICYDEANKASAAVAAKAGFVEVGREHREPTAPGETNILVTAERTAA, from the coding sequence ATGGATGCGCCTGAGATGATCAACGCGGGGGAGCTTGTCCTCAAACGCTGGGAGCCGGAGTGGGCCGGCGAGCTGACCGCCGCGGTGCGGGAGTCGCTGCCCGAGCTGACGCCGTTCCTGCCGTGGGCGCACGACGACTACGGTCCGGAGGACAGCCGGTCGTTCATCGCCAGGTCGGTGGAGAACTGGGACGCCGGGACCGAGTTCAACTATGCGATCTTCACGACCGTCGGCGAGGTGATCGGGGCGATCGGGCTGATGACCAGGCTCGGTCCGGGGACGCTGGAGATCGGCTACTGGCTGCGCACCCCGTGGGCCGGGCAGGGGCGGATGACGGTCGCGGTCGGCGCGCTGACCCGGGTGGCGCTGACGCTGCCGGGAGTGCGGCGGGTGGCGATCTGCTACGACGAGGCGAACAAGGCGTCCGCCGCGGTCGCCGCGAAAGCCGGGTTCGTCGAGGTCGGCCGGGAGCACCGGGAGCCGACCGCCCCGGGCGAAACGAACATCCTGGTCACCGCCGAACGCACCGCCGCCTGA
- a CDS encoding GGDEF domain-containing protein, translated as MRWPRATAPAWIVHAGFVTSALAGGVGYALGGAHARAVVYTLIVLLSIGLFGQALLAGHLTHRRPWLVAIGGLVLLLVDHLIWPYWIIDGHLGRAEGRPADLVLAAAHGLFLIGASMAVRHRMSADAGGIVEAAIFGACTGGALWACLFQPHLAATATPIGAAQVLTDVLVLCAVAGCLLRMAVVATGPARGTLGYLLLTVLLTGSALAVGSVGAPHRGTLSGLLMLIAFLTIGFGAVHPGAPATVEPDTVTERRPGRFRLSWLGAALSVNPAIAAIQAAHGVAAPDPQLPVATLLVIPLVMVRFRQLTGQRERAEEVLAYQASHDELTGLFNRRRIMAEIDTALTGPHDVTVLLCDLDGFKPVNDRHGHAAGDHVLRTVGERLTTLTGPAHAVGRLGGDEFLVLCRGGTPDEIAALRATIQATVLAPITLPTGSVAVGVTIGTAQAPAGGRTDRATLIAQADARMYDAKPRRRHPAA; from the coding sequence ATGCGCTGGCCCCGAGCCACCGCGCCGGCGTGGATCGTGCACGCCGGCTTCGTGACGTCCGCGCTCGCCGGCGGCGTCGGGTACGCGCTCGGCGGGGCACATGCCCGGGCGGTCGTCTACACGCTGATCGTGCTGCTGTCGATCGGGCTGTTCGGGCAGGCGCTGCTCGCCGGGCACCTGACCCACCGGCGGCCGTGGCTGGTCGCGATCGGCGGTTTGGTGCTGCTGCTCGTCGACCACCTGATCTGGCCGTACTGGATCATCGACGGCCACCTGGGCCGGGCCGAGGGCCGACCGGCCGACCTGGTGCTGGCCGCCGCGCACGGACTGTTCCTGATCGGCGCGTCGATGGCGGTCCGGCACCGGATGAGCGCGGACGCCGGCGGCATCGTCGAAGCCGCGATCTTCGGGGCGTGCACCGGCGGGGCGCTGTGGGCATGCCTGTTCCAGCCGCACCTGGCGGCCACCGCCACCCCGATCGGGGCGGCGCAGGTGCTGACCGACGTGCTGGTGCTCTGCGCCGTCGCCGGCTGCCTGCTCCGGATGGCCGTGGTCGCCACCGGCCCGGCCCGCGGCACCCTGGGATATCTGCTGCTCACCGTGCTGCTGACCGGGTCGGCGCTGGCCGTGGGGTCGGTCGGGGCACCGCACCGCGGCACGTTGTCCGGCCTGTTGATGCTGATCGCCTTCCTGACCATCGGGTTCGGCGCGGTGCACCCGGGCGCACCCGCCACGGTCGAACCCGACACGGTCACCGAACGCCGCCCCGGCCGCTTCCGGCTCAGCTGGCTCGGCGCCGCGCTGAGCGTCAACCCGGCGATCGCCGCGATCCAGGCCGCGCACGGCGTCGCCGCCCCCGACCCGCAGCTGCCCGTCGCCACCCTGCTGGTCATCCCGCTCGTGATGGTCCGTTTCCGCCAGCTCACCGGCCAGCGGGAACGCGCCGAGGAGGTGCTCGCCTACCAGGCCTCGCACGACGAGCTGACCGGCCTGTTCAACCGCCGCCGGATCATGGCCGAGATCGACACCGCGCTGACCGGTCCGCACGACGTGACCGTCCTGCTCTGCGACCTCGACGGCTTCAAACCGGTCAACGACCGGCACGGCCACGCCGCCGGCGACCACGTGCTGCGCACGGTCGGCGAGCGGCTCACCACCCTCACCGGCCCGGCCCACGCCGTCGGCCGCCTCGGCGGCGACGAGTTCCTGGTCCTCTGCCGCGGCGGCACCCCGGACGAGATCGCCGCGCTGCGCGCCACCATCCAGGCCACGGTGCTCGCCCCGATCACCCTGCCCACCGGATCGGTCGCGGTCGGCGTCACGATCGGCACGGCCCAGGCCCCGGCCGGCGGCCGGACCGACCGGGCGACGCTGATCGCCCAGGCCGACGCCCGGATGTACGACGCCAAACCCCGCCGCCGCCATCCCGCCGCCTGA
- a CDS encoding M23 family metallopeptidase, translated as MRKFVAGMAAMTAALTLAACGNGKSDEPYFVGEASSAAPASAAPGPAESATAESSSAPVTAKSASPKPSATTPVNVKYVFPVVGNNSYAHTHHDYPASDVITNCGNTFRAVTGGTILAVTRVDTWKASVNAGATRGGLSISLLGDDGVRYYGSHLSKIDAKVQVGARVTAGQTIGKVGDTGDASACHLHFGISPPCARTGDWWNQRGTVYPWPYLDSWKAGTNKSPVDTVKKWKAAHGCPTKPTVDG; from the coding sequence ATGCGCAAGTTCGTGGCCGGAATGGCGGCCATGACGGCGGCGCTCACGCTGGCGGCCTGCGGCAACGGCAAGAGCGACGAGCCGTACTTCGTCGGCGAGGCAAGCTCGGCGGCGCCGGCCAGCGCCGCGCCCGGCCCCGCGGAGTCGGCCACGGCGGAGAGCAGCAGCGCGCCGGTCACGGCGAAGAGCGCGAGCCCCAAGCCCAGCGCCACCACCCCGGTGAACGTCAAGTACGTGTTCCCGGTGGTCGGCAACAACTCGTACGCGCACACGCACCACGACTACCCGGCCAGCGACGTGATCACCAACTGCGGCAACACGTTCCGCGCGGTCACCGGTGGCACCATCCTCGCCGTCACCCGCGTCGACACCTGGAAGGCCTCGGTCAACGCCGGCGCCACCCGCGGCGGCCTGTCGATCTCGCTGCTCGGCGACGACGGCGTCCGCTACTACGGCTCGCACCTGTCGAAGATCGACGCCAAGGTGCAGGTCGGCGCCCGGGTCACCGCCGGTCAGACGATCGGCAAGGTCGGCGATACCGGCGACGCGAGCGCCTGTCACCTGCACTTCGGCATCTCCCCGCCGTGCGCCCGCACCGGCGACTGGTGGAACCAGCGCGGCACCGTCTACCCGTGGCCGTACCTGGACTCGTGGAAGGCCGGGACGAACAAGTCGCCGGTCGACACGGTCAAGAAGTGGAAGGCCGCGCACGGCTGCCCGACCAAGCCGACCGTCGACGGCTGA
- a CDS encoding phosphatidylserine/phosphatidylglycerophosphate/cardiolipin synthase family protein: protein MGVDLGGGIEFYAGPPVLGAPDDLDAVIRGFIDGATSRLLIAVQELDSRLIAENILAARARRVRTQIILEGDYLREEKPVADPWAATGENEGNRVIHAALLRAGIDLITDLNPDIFHQKFIVRDPGKPTAAVLTGSANFTHTDTGTNPPDMLDKPGNNLNHVVVLHGRQATDLYLAEFERLRSGTFGALHERVEPRPSEFRLGGLRVKPVFAPDQGPEMEIMKQMLKATERVDFAMFTFAQSSGIDDTMGWMLKAGIPVRGVLDRGQGSQKWAATVPLKKAGAQLYENTPGNGVRKVHHKLMVIDRRLTIVGSFNYTAPAATLNDENIVVLGDLEETDPAAIAAQERLAGYALAEIDRIITELARPA, encoded by the coding sequence ATGGGTGTCGACCTCGGTGGTGGAATCGAGTTCTACGCGGGCCCCCCGGTGTTGGGGGCGCCGGACGACCTGGACGCGGTCATCCGCGGGTTCATCGACGGTGCGACCAGCCGGCTGCTGATCGCGGTGCAGGAGCTGGACTCGCGGCTGATCGCGGAGAACATCCTGGCCGCCCGGGCGCGGCGGGTACGGACGCAGATCATCCTGGAGGGCGACTACCTGCGGGAGGAGAAACCGGTCGCCGACCCGTGGGCGGCCACCGGGGAGAACGAGGGCAACCGGGTGATCCACGCGGCGCTGCTGCGCGCCGGGATCGACCTGATCACCGACCTGAACCCGGACATCTTCCATCAGAAGTTCATCGTCCGGGACCCGGGGAAGCCGACCGCGGCGGTGCTGACCGGCTCGGCCAACTTCACCCACACCGACACCGGCACCAACCCGCCGGACATGCTCGACAAGCCGGGCAACAACCTGAACCACGTGGTGGTGTTGCACGGCAGGCAGGCGACCGACCTCTATCTGGCCGAGTTCGAGCGGTTGCGCAGCGGCACGTTCGGGGCGCTGCACGAGCGGGTCGAGCCGCGCCCGAGCGAGTTCCGGCTCGGCGGGCTCCGCGTCAAACCGGTCTTCGCGCCCGATCAGGGGCCGGAGATGGAGATCATGAAGCAGATGCTGAAGGCGACCGAGCGGGTCGACTTCGCGATGTTCACCTTCGCCCAGTCGTCCGGCATCGACGACACGATGGGCTGGATGCTCAAGGCCGGCATCCCGGTCCGCGGCGTCCTCGACCGGGGGCAGGGGTCACAGAAGTGGGCGGCCACGGTGCCGTTGAAGAAGGCCGGGGCGCAGCTGTACGAGAACACGCCGGGCAACGGGGTGCGCAAAGTGCACCACAAGCTGATGGTGATCGATCGGCGGCTGACCATCGTCGGCAGCTTCAACTACACGGCGCCGGCCGCCACCCTCAACGACGAGAACATCGTCGTCCTCGGCGACCTGGAGGAGACCGACCCGGCCGCGATCGCCGCGCAGGAGAGGCTGGCCGGGTACGCGCTGGCCGAGATCGACCGGATCATCACCGAGCTGGCCCGCCCCGCGTGA
- a CDS encoding MerR family transcriptional regulator yields MSGLRSSQVAEAAGVNLQTLRYYERRGLIAEPERSLGGHRLYPAEAVTVLRVIKAAQRLGFTLDEVAELLAAGRHRHGRPDAGLQERAKAKLAEVQAKIADLEVIAGTLRAAVDAGCDDLVACAGQPCCPIPFVTIAGAAGSAAGPMRGGVEDVSR; encoded by the coding sequence GTGAGCGGGCTGCGGAGCAGCCAGGTGGCCGAGGCGGCCGGGGTGAACCTGCAGACCCTGCGCTACTACGAGCGGCGGGGGCTGATCGCGGAACCGGAGCGCAGCCTCGGCGGGCACCGGCTCTATCCGGCAGAGGCGGTCACCGTCCTCCGGGTGATCAAGGCGGCGCAGCGGCTCGGGTTCACGCTCGACGAGGTGGCCGAGTTGCTCGCGGCCGGTCGGCATCGGCATGGGCGGCCGGACGCCGGGCTTCAGGAGCGGGCGAAGGCGAAGCTTGCCGAGGTGCAGGCGAAGATCGCCGACCTGGAGGTGATCGCCGGGACGTTGCGGGCGGCGGTCGATGCCGGCTGTGACGATCTGGTCGCCTGCGCCGGGCAACCGTGCTGTCCGATTCCGTTCGTCACCATCGCGGGGGCCGCCGGATCAGCGGCCGGGCCGATGCGGGGAGGAGTCGAGGATGTCTCTCGCTGA
- a CDS encoding GNAT family N-acetyltransferase, whose protein sequence is MPITSARFVWPIGDGLVLMPRTPAIAIAYHALLAANHARLALWSPGLGEPTPEGTRTALATAAAAWLAGTRLPLAIGVPTGNGHNLVGATNLTIDAPTASAELGFWVDAAAEGRGIVSRTLHAVLDHAFGDLGLHRVEMRTLTTNHRSHRLADRLGFLREGVLRDAVRFPDGPRDVAVYALLAKDFTPPAAR, encoded by the coding sequence ATGCCGATTACCAGTGCCCGGTTCGTCTGGCCGATCGGCGACGGCCTGGTCCTGATGCCGCGCACCCCGGCGATCGCCATTGCGTACCACGCCCTGCTGGCCGCCAACCATGCCCGCCTGGCGCTCTGGTCGCCGGGTCTCGGTGAACCGACCCCGGAAGGCACCCGCACCGCCCTGGCGACCGCCGCGGCCGCCTGGCTCGCCGGCACACGCCTGCCCCTCGCCATCGGCGTGCCCACCGGCAACGGCCACAACCTGGTCGGCGCGACGAACCTGACCATCGATGCGCCGACCGCATCCGCCGAGCTCGGCTTCTGGGTCGACGCCGCCGCCGAGGGCCGTGGAATCGTCAGCCGCACCCTGCACGCCGTGCTCGACCACGCCTTCGGCGACCTCGGCCTGCACCGGGTCGAGATGCGCACGCTGACCACCAACCACCGCAGCCACCGTCTGGCGGACCGCCTCGGCTTCCTCCGCGAGGGCGTGCTGCGCGACGCGGTCCGCTTCCCCGACGGCCCCCGCGACGTAGCGGTATACGCCCTGCTCGCCAAGGATTTCACCCCGCCGGCCGCGAGGTAG
- a CDS encoding tyrosine-protein phosphatase: protein MRLSEGAVDVAGGRELTWDGCVNVRDLGGLGRVRPGAVVRMEAPTRLSRHGWAAAWAHGVRTVVDLRHASECRPEVASRPPGITTVRVPLEPPGTPFYERWQRIDNLASPLHYPAMLAEHPELVVAAVQAIATAAPGCVVFHCAGGKDRTGLLALVLLTLAAATPGEIIADYLLTFDRMRRRYAELGAGDQLTAVNELLNGHDTTIAASLTATVEALTMPDYLLDNGLPEADLVALYARLTTC, encoded by the coding sequence ATGCGGTTGTCGGAGGGCGCTGTGGACGTGGCCGGTGGCCGGGAGCTCACGTGGGACGGGTGTGTCAACGTTCGCGATCTGGGCGGCCTCGGACGGGTGCGGCCCGGCGCGGTGGTCCGGATGGAGGCGCCGACCCGTCTGAGCCGGCACGGGTGGGCGGCGGCCTGGGCGCACGGGGTCCGCACCGTGGTCGATCTGCGCCATGCGAGCGAGTGCCGGCCGGAGGTCGCGTCGAGACCGCCGGGCATCACCACGGTGCGGGTCCCGCTGGAGCCGCCGGGTACACCGTTCTACGAGCGCTGGCAGAGGATCGACAATCTGGCGTCACCGCTGCACTACCCGGCGATGCTGGCCGAGCACCCCGAACTGGTGGTCGCCGCCGTCCAGGCGATCGCGACCGCCGCCCCGGGATGCGTGGTGTTCCACTGTGCCGGCGGAAAGGACCGTACCGGGTTGCTCGCTCTGGTGCTGCTGACCTTGGCCGCGGCGACACCCGGGGAGATCATCGCCGACTATCTGCTGACTTTCGACCGGATGAGGCGGCGGTATGCCGAACTCGGTGCCGGTGACCAGCTCACCGCTGTCAACGAGCTGCTCAACGGCCACGACACCACCATCGCGGCGTCACTGACCGCAACTGTCGAGGCACTGACAATGCCCGACTATCTCCTCGACAACGGTCTGCCCGAGGCCGACCTCGTGGCCCTGTACGCCCGCTTGACAACATGTTGA